From the genome of Solanum lycopersicum chromosome 7, SLM_r2.1:
tttatacaaacggaaacacaatttatacaattctattgtataaagcgagagagggagagtgacgagcgaaaATATGAGGAAGATAGGTGACTGACAAACAATTTGCTAcggaacacaaataaatcaaacggtagctactatatttattttacattattagtttgtcattctatacaattatccctttaattaattcttaaagttaaattagattacattaattcgatattttaaataaaaaaatttaaatatttaaaactataaaaaaaaaaaactataaactGCATATCAAAATGATGTAAAAAAAACAtcgtaaaatatatttttataatttaactctaatAAGGAAACTATGAATCTATGACCATTAAAAGTAGACGaagagaataaatatttatcttatatatatatcacaagtataaagttttaatttgattttgtaacCATAACCATTAACCGCCAGTTATGATTGTACTTGCATAGTCCTAATAAGATGGAGATCAAACAATGACAGGTTCCCTAGTTTTTAGGTATTTGACAAGTCAAATAGCGTTAAAATTGGCTATTACTTGACAGTTACTCCACTAGTAGTCCCTTAAAAAagcaaaacaaacaaacaaacaataaaAAGTGGCTGTGCTGTAACTACGTTCATGTATggaaagtttaaaatttttgacaaatttctCCTTAGTTTCCttctttattatataaattgaaagagTAAAGTGAATTCATTAGGTTgcaacacaataataataataataataataatgagtgGTTATAGTTTTTTTCAAAGAGCCTCTAGGGCTTTCAATGACTACCCTCATCTTCCTAAACTTCTTGTGCTTTTCACTGTTAGGTATTGTCaacttttgttgtttgttttctttctcattttagtATTTGCTTgtttaatttaacatttttatttgtcttgtTTGTTGGGGGATTcgataaataaaatgtaatagTAGTATACTGTATATGGGATTCAAAACTTGGATTTGTAACAGTATTCTGTGAACGAAACAGATTCAACATCTTATATATAAAACAGAACATAAAAATGTTTTGGGGTTCGAAATCTGTTACTCCATTTTGGAATGATTGATCAGAGTATTTTGccataatatagaaaatatgaaaaaataataattatcatttcGATTTCTCATTTAGTTGTGTGCGCAATGTTGAAACCATAAATGGATACATTTTTTTAGTCAACAATTTGGGTAGAGTTTGTTTATCTAAAGAAAAACTTACACTCATAATAGACACAAAGATGAGGAATTTGAATCATTGCAAATGAAACTTACGCGGTTTATACATTCgttatatttatacatatagatAGTAGATGTTGAACTCACTCTGGCTTTCATGTCggttactttttttatattttgcacCCCTTAGTGAAAATCCTTGCTCCCGCCACTGATTTCAGCAAATCCAAACACTTGTGGTTACTTGCTTCCTCAATGACCTGTCATATTTCACAAATAATTGTTTGAAGGTGTGACCCCTGAATATAGTGGACTACATAGATGATTCATATCGCGGGcactaatttatttatgatgtaATTTTGCAGTGGCGGAGGGCTAGCTACTGTATGTCACACTGCATTTGCTGATGCAGGTCAGGATGATAttattaagaagaagaagaaaattgtaGTGCTTGGAACAGGCTGGGCAGGAACAAGTTTTCTTAAGAATTTGAAAGACCCTTCTTATTCTGTCCAAGTCGTGTCTCCTCGCAACTATTTTGCCTTTACTCCTCTGTTACCTAGTGTTACTTGTGGTACAGTTGAAGCAAGGAGCATCGTAGAACCAATTCGTAATATTGTGAAAAAGGTTATACACATCATCCATTATAAGCATCATTGATCTAATGTTTGTTGTTTTTCATCTTCACCCTTACTGATGCCTTGTCGCGTATTTATGTGTAACAGAAAAACTTTGATGCTGAATTCAAGGAAGCTGAGTGTTATAAGATTGACACAGTAAACAAGAAAGTTCACTGTAAAACAACCCAACCAATTCATTTGGGTGGTGGTATAGAAGATTTTACCGTAGATTATGACTACTTGGTGATTGCTATGGGCGCTCGAGCAAATACTTTCAACACCCCTGGTGTTGTGGAGAATGCACACTTTCTAAAGGTACCTTTACCAAGCAACTGTCTTTGTTAAATTATAGTCTATGAAGGTACATTTATGTCTTGTGACTCATCTTGCATAAACTAAACCAATACTTAAGATAAGCACAAAAATGAAAGTATAGGTACACATTATATAGTTCTTTGAAGAGCAAGCAATGATATTTCAATGCAGGAAGTCGAAGATGCACTGAGAATTCGTAGGACTGTGATAGATTGTTTCGAGAAGGCAAGCCTTCCAAGCATAAGTGAAGCTGAGAAGAAGAGAATTCTTCACTTTGTGATTGTTGGAGGTGGTCCAGCAGGTGTAGAGTTTGCTGCAGAGCTTCACGATTTTGTGAAAGAGGACCTCGCCAAGTTGTATCCTGCACTTAAAGAATACGTCAGTATAACACTACTTGAGGCCGGAGATAATATACTCAACATGTAAGTAACATTCTCTCCACATACTACATTATAGCTTTTGATTTTGAACCTATGTTGGTCGGATTGAAATATGCTTTTCGATCAATTGATGCAATTCATACGATATTATAGCTTGTAACTTGTTTGCTTGCTCACCTATCTGTGAGGATCTGCAATAAGCTGTTCAATATTTCACCTTTTCAGGTTTGACAAAAGAATTACGGCCTTTGCTGAGGAAAAATTTGCTAGAGACGGTATCGAGCTGAAAACTGGATCAATGGTGGTGAAAGTAAGTGATCGTGAAATATCAACTAAAGAGAGAAGCACTGGACAAACTGTTATCATACCATATGGAATGTGTGTCTGGGCTACTGGCATTGGATCTCGTCCTGTCGTTATGGATTTCATGAAGCAAATTGGTCAGGTATGTTCAATTTTAGTATTACTGCATTTCTTGTTAATCTTTTCTTGTTTCAGCACCAACTCACGTTCGTACCAATCTGTTTTCATTGATGGTTTGCAGACAAACAGGCGAATCTTAGCAACAGATGAATGGCTCAGAGTTGAAGGATGCAAAGATATTTATGCTCTAGGAGATTGCGCCACAGTAAACCAACGCAGTGTCATGGTAAAGTTATACTCagattttgatttcttataCTGAATTTCAACAATTTAGCAGCATTTCTTGGAACCTGAAGGAGTCTCAACTTGCAACAACCCTCATTTACTAATCCTAAATGTACTTAAGGGAACTTGATTTTACTTAACTCTTCCATTCTCCCTCTCCCTCATATTGGTACGACGTTTGAAAATCAAGATCAGGAATTGACAGCATTATGCTCACACTTATGGCATTTTGATTCGTTTGTTTCTGTTCTGAACTTTTCCGTTTCATTTAGTGTTGAAATATACATTTCAGGAAGATATTTCAATCATATTTAGCAAGGCAGACAAGAACAATTCAGGTAATCTAAGGGTGGAAGATTTTAAAGAAGTGATCCAAGACATATGTGAGAGGTACCCTCAAGTGGAGCTTTATCTGAAGAAAAAGCAGTTGAAAAACTTTAATGCTTTACTAAAGGGTTCAGAAGAAGTTGCTGAAATTAACATCGAAAAGTTCAAGAAACTACTTGCTGAAGTAGACTCTCAGATGAAAAATCTTCCTGCTACAGCACAGGTGAATGAATATATAGAGATTATTTTCTCTTGTTTATATGCTTCTATTCCTTATCTTATGCTTCTTCTGTCATTACTGTCTAACTAGGTTGCGGCTCAACAAGGTAGCTACCTCGCTGACTGTTTCAATCGCTTGCAAATATGTGAAGCAAATCCAGAAGGTCCACTAAGATTTAGAGGAACAGGGCGCCATCGCTTCCATCCTTTTAGGTAGACCACCTCTTAATTATGGACATTCATATTTGAATAGGAAATCTTATGAACTCTTGCTTAGAGTTGACAGTATGTGTTTAACTCTGACCTTTGTTGATCTTATGCTTCGCGTCTGTTCGTTTTCCCTCTCTTACAGGTATAGGCATTTGGGGCAATTTGCACCTTTGGGTGGGGAACAGACTGCAGCTCAACTCCCTGGAGACTGGGTTTCCATAGGTCACAGTACTCAGTGGCTCTGGTATTCAGTATATGCAAGGTAAGTAAGTCTTGTCAAATTACCGTACACAGTGTTtacatcaaaccaaacaatgtaTAACTTTAAGAGTTACAAACTTGTGCAAAAATACATAGCAATGGTTCACTAGTAAAAGTTTTGTGTATATGACTCTTTCTGTTTGGTGTGAACAATAAGTGCGAGTAAGTTTTTCCAATAATGTGTTTGGTTTCATATTTCAGCAAGCTAGTCAGTTGGCGTACAAGGGTGTTGGTGGTATCTGATTGGATAAGGCGTTCCACATTTGGGAGGGATTCTAGCAGAATCTGAAACAGCATCAGTGTCTGGAtttattgctttttttttaacatactGTAATTGAGCTCTTCTTATTAGTGTAGTTGAGAAATCTTGTTCggattgtaattttttaaccAACTTCCTGGTTCCAAGTAATATTTTATCGTTATTCTTTAGAACTCGACTAGCCTTTCTGGCTCTTACAAAGGACATACATTACATAATTCGACTTGTTTCTTATAGCAATGGCATTTCACTGCTTGCAAGCAGGGGCCAGAAGCAGAAATGAAAAAACAGAGATCAATTGATCGTAGTCCCACCATTACTGGCAAGTATTCTATATCATTAATCACTAGAAAGTTACATCAATGAGGTACGAGAACAAGGGATTTTTTTCTCATGTAAAGGTGGATGAACCACATCATACAATTGTAATATCTCTCTGTTTATTCTTCTAAAAAAAAGGAGCTCAGATAGTAGAGAAGCCCTTTTACACCACTTACATGATGCACCAAACTATAAACGAGGTTACAATATccacaaaataatttgatatttacaCCATTAAACATCAACTAGACGCATCTCTTCTCCCTTATCATACAGAATAAGAGCGTATTTAGGTCAATCCCCACGAGGAATAACACTTTGAAAAATTCAGGTGTGTAGTCATTTCTAGATCCAACCATCAAACGTGGGGAAGTCAACCTATCATTGGACCAGATGGCTGGTTAGGTTCTTCAACTTTACTGGCCTGTAACCAAAAGAAGATCTTTTTAAACTTCGATATGCACGGCAATAATTCCAAACaagaagttgtgcctttaataATAGAATCATATACTATGAACATACACCAGTCTGCAGATCCATTTTAAGTTTGAGAGAACATATATAAACTATGAAAATACATACCACAACATATCCTTTTTGTTGAAGATAGCAGCAGTCGCCGGCAACAGCATGCAGCAAACTGATGCTCTTTGTATACATTACTCAACTGGAGTCCATGATCAATTTTGAACTGCTATACTATCTGTTTTTCTGTCGATTATAGTTTGACCCACGATGATTTGAGACTGATTCCTTCATCTCATTTGAAAAGGCAATAGCCAACTCAAACTtccccattttttttaaattactgaTCAGTAATTTGTAAACATGAATTGATGGGCAGATACCCCTGTGCTTCATCTCATTAAAAAGTCGCAGTGATTCTTCAATATTACCAGATTTTCCAAAGCTGTCAATCAAAGCACTATATGTCCGCAAATCTGGTTCAATTTCTCTCTCGCACATCTCCCTGAAAAATACTAAGCACAACTCAAGCCTGCCAACCTTTCGCAATCCAGTAATTAAGGTATTATACGAAACAATATCAGGAATTAGACCATCCTCTTTCATTGCCACAAACTGATTAAGCATTTCATCTATTCTACCACACTTCCCTAAGAGTCCCAAAATGGTGTTATATGTGATCACATCAGGTTTGGATTTCAAACTCTTCATCTGATCAAAAATCAGCAATGACTTGTCAAGCTGTCCACATTCAGCAAAGGCAAAGATGATCCTATTCATAACTGGAGTACTACTTGGAAATATTAACTCCGAAATCTCCCGGACAAATCTTAGTAAGCAGGCAACATCATTTTCCTTGATAAATGCCTGAGCAAAGATAAGATATGTAGATGAATTCAGAGGTTTGCAAGATACTAACAGATCCTTGAAACACTGACATAGGAGGTGAATATCGCTTTCCTCGATTGCAGCTTTCAGAAGGCGATCGTATGCACTAGGGCGGAGGTGGATACTTTTATCATGCAAGGTTCGCACTAGCCTAATGGCTCCTGATAGATTTCTGTCATTGCAAAACTTATCAATATATGTAGCACAGAGTTCCTCTCCTGAACTTTGAGAATTGGCCATAACCATGAGAATTTCTGCCAACACATCATCCACAATTTCAGCGGGGGATGCCTGGGTTGAGAATGATTGGCAGCAGCCAAAAATACTAGGGGCAAAAGTTGGCCAATTGAGGAGGACTCCAACTGGGATGGATTTAATATAATTCTGTATTAGAAATCAGCAGTAAATCACAACATTAAACaaccaaagaaaaaaatgtacttCCCTAATAGAAAAAGCTAAAGCAAGTGACTCAAGATTGTTAACAGGACTAGAGTcgaaagaaatataatgtcataATTCAGTGTTGCAAAAAGAGTTTCCCAATCTCAAATTGTGTTCTCTGAGTTGATTGTGAAATGAGTCTTACCTACACCCATGTATGCCAACAGGCCTCCATAATATAAAATACTGTTCATACCTTCCTAGTTCAAACTTAACATGAGATAAACTTCATGGCATATAACCCGATCACTTTAACCAACACCTATTTCACATGCAAACACCAACCCTACCTCATCTCTCTctcccccaccccccacccccacccccaaaaaaaaaagctgCAAACAATCATCACCACAAACAACATTTTCATGTATCATGTCTCTTACTAAAGATCAAAACCTTAATTGTTGGACCTGGGCCAGCTTGAATCAAAGTTCATTTCTTTTGTCTAGTTACTGATAACGACAGTAGCTCTAAGCACACTTGCACAAACAAGAACAACCCTATCTAACTACTCttcataaacaaataaaaaaagcaCTAACTTTGTCAAGCTTCATTCCATGAAAATAAACTATAGCCTACTCTAACCACTCCAAAATATAAAGGGTAAAGACCTTCGCATATCATGTATGTTCCTTTCCTctcaaaatcaataaaaataagcaTTTGGCACTCACTCCATTTATTATTTACTTCTTTGGCAACTCTTTATTTCGAACTTTTCACATAACATGCTTACCACGGCAAGATTAAAGTCGTATTTTCAGCATTAAGAGAAAACTAGATAAACAAATCAGTATATCGGAGGGGATAAGCATTTTCAGGTAAAAGAAACTGAAAAACCCAAACGAACAATACTCacataaagaaagaaatttcCAGAGCGATGCAATGTGTTGAGTGCCCAAAATCCTTTAGCAGAAGAGTGTACCCCAACAGAAACACTATAGTTCAATTGATTAAAACAAGAACGACATAATAGGAAAGTTAAAGTGGTCAGCTTTGCTCTGCCATTGAAAGCAGCTGCTACCATCTTTTCTGCAGAGATTTTAGGGGTTTTATGAAACCCAAATTAGGGTTTTAACTGCATCGAGTGGCGAAATTGTAGATTCGATGTCTGTTCAGAAGCGAAGGTGAATTGGGGGAAGAGCCTAAAACCCCTAACTTTCATGGTGTCTCAAGAGCTAATAGAAAAACCCTTAGTTCGCATTTTCGGCTGTGGAAGGACTGGGACAACGTGTATTATTGCCTATCTGATGTTTTTAAAACACAATAACTTTATTAagtataaacaaataaatatatagttttatgattaaaaataatagtactATGTATTTTATGTATGTAGACGTTATTTGGTTGGAgctgaaaaaaaaagtatgaaaattattattttataaatagtatTTTCGTGTGATATGCTTACAGAATAGTTTGACGCGACTTTAGAACATACGgtaaaaaagaattttcttgaaaaattgtGAAATTCTAATAATGGCATCATGGCAAAAGGTTCATAAAGTTCTTAAGTTATACGACCTATTACTTTGTTTTGAGCTAAATGCTTAAATTATTTCATATGATATCAGAATGCTACGTTTGATAAGTTTGTTCTCACTACCTGATGTTTCTAATCAAGATAATGTATTGGTTACATGTACTTTCTGACTCTCACAAGTCACAAGCCTGTATTTAAGATGTGCTAGCTAATCTCAAGAGAGAACATTACGTAAAATAGTTTTTAGAGTTTTTGTACTTGTTTGAGACTATGGCGTAGTTACTATTGTTGTTGTATGAGTTTGTCAAGTTATATAATAATGTCTCTAGTTTCTGCAGATGACTCATCTGcctaaaacatatgaaaatatggAATTCATATAGCTACatgagttacaaaagaaaaagaagaatcaaGAACTTTCAAACACAACCATTGCCTCATCAATGGGGAGTAACTAACCAAGGTGTAGTTAGCTATTGAGGTACTAAAGAGTTGAACCAAGTGGCGAAAGGTTGCATTTAGTAAAGAGTGAGAAGCATATAGAGGTTCACAACACTATTGATACCTATGTTGCTCTGACTCTTCGAAAATGTCTGACGAATGCGTGTCAAATACTCTAAAGTAGTGCATTTTGGGGAATCCAACACAGGTGCGGCAATAATTTTAGAGAGTCTTGAGTAACATAGCTTGATACTACTTTGACAACAAGAGAAGCATCTTAAAAGGTATGCAACAGATGACATCAATCTTGAACTGAAAATTACATATCCTATGTCAAGAACTCAAAAGGATGAGAAAGGTATTTCTTGGTTAAGTATAAGAATTAAGAAGATAAGTAGTTCTGAAGTATCTATAGAAGAACTTTTAATGTCCAGTAAGTGCCGTCTGTCCATTTGATGCAGCCCTGAGTTTAGACAGATATTGAAGTGAAATAACctgaattatatcatatcaCTGTCATCCTTAAGTTAGAGAGCTGTAGAAGTTTGTTTCTTGAAAGAGAAACTGCATTTCACAACAGATATGTAGAGATGATTAATCACAAGATGTCTATGCAGACTGGGAAACATCAAGAAGCTAGGGAGTAAAGCTAGACTTGTAGTCCAAACTCGAAAAAATGAAATAAGCATACACCaaagaacataaaagaaaaattctgTTTTGAATGAAACCACCACCAATGACAATACCAACACACAGAAGAGAAACAAAGGTCTTTTATCAATTAAGCCACCACCAATAATGTAGGGAAGGATACACAAATCTAGGCTGGAGAAACACTAATATCAGAGTTACATTGACTTCAACTGCCAAAATGCTTCAGCCGCTTAAACCTTAAGAAGCTGCCCGGGGGTGAGGGGTGGGTAAGTATGAAGATGATATTAGTTACAAGTATGTTGGAGATGGCTATGAAAAGAAAGTAGCATAAGAACCTCAAGGGAAGACTAAGTCACTAAGATGCAACTTCCATCATGAGACACTtgggacaacaacaacaaaaccaGTGAAATCCTATAGGTGGGGCGAAAACGAGGAACCTAACCAATAAGCCAAACATAGTCCTTTTTGACACTTTCGGACATAAGGTCGATCATACACAAACTTTTCCAACCAGAGGAGTGCAGCATGTAATAGAAATCTTAAGTCATTAATTTGCCTCAAAAGCATGAGATCTTATATTGTCATCAAAGTGAACTATGAAGCACAGAAGTAAGTTTCTTCCCTTGCAAAATTCTAAAATAGCTGAAACAACAACCTATATATAACAAGGAGGAAGCAATAGCGATGTCCAACATTTTCCTTAGTAAAAGTAACTTGGCCACATACTGCAACACGAAGCCTTATTCATATTGTAACAAACAAGCTAGAATACTAGTGTGCCTCATATAAGattgaacaaaaattaaaaggcAGGACTGAAAATATAAAGATCATAACGAAAAGGGTGAGCTCCCCTTATTTCACATTATTCCTCTTCAGCATCTTCGTCACCAAAACTGAGAACTTGACAGACTGATGGCTCCTTATCTTCATCACTGCTGAAAAAGGATTTCTTGCCTATCAACTCAATCACTCTTTTGGCAGGTCCAGAATCCCTAGGAGTCTCACTGACGGTGCACCGAGCAATCCTAATTTTAGGAAGCAAATCAGGTTTCACAGTAATGCTCAGTGGAGATTTTTCACTTTCTGTGCTAGCATGAACTACTATCTCACTAGGAATTTCCCATCTCTTTTTTACCCTgctttcagtacccaaattcttGTTTTCTGTTTGTGATACGCGCGTTTTCCCTACAGATAAAGATCGTTTCTTTTCATTTCTCTTAGTCTCATCCTTATCATTCTCAGGTAAAGACCTCTTTCTCACTACTGATGACTGATTCATGCTCTGATTGTACCTACTAGCCACAACCCTCCCTGGCCTCTGAGGCTTCTTGCTAGCAGGAACAGATTTTTCGCCATCTTTGAATAACTTCTTTGGCTGAACTGAACTCAGAAATGCATCATCCTTCTTCAGATTCTTCTTTGATGCAATTGTAGTAACTGCCTGCCTTGAAGTCATAGTTCTTGCTGCAGCTTTTCTTGATTTGGGACTAAGGCTTGAAGTTTTCCccctttcttcttcaatctctTGAAGCTTCCAAAAACAAGACTTTCGCCTGTTTTGTATTTGCTGAATTGGGGTAATCATCCCCTGCTTGCCCGATGTCCCTGCCTTTGTCCCTGCAAAAATCTCTGATGGCCCCATACTCAACCCTCGACTACGCGTTCCAGCGAAAATCTCAGATGGTCCTAAACTAAGACCCCTTCTTGTCTGTACCTTTGTTTTTGCACTCATTGATGAACTCTCAtcaatctttttcttctcctcTCCAATCTTAACACTCATTTTTGGCTCCATAAACTTTGCTGGCACAACcctccctctcttttcaacaaTCTTGAAACTTTTTTCGGCCTTTTCAAATCTCAATGCCTCTAATTTCGAATTCAATCTACTAATCTccttttcaatttcttcaatttCCTCATCAATCCTCTTTTCATCACGGAAATCGCTATCCTTTCCACTCTTTCTACTTGTCATGCTCATCTCATCAACACTCTGTTTAGAAATGGACTTGTTTAGTTTGAGTCTTGAATTCTCCATAGCCCCATTTGGGTTTAGCGGCTTGAAGGGCATCGAAACTGACAGATTAACAGATGAAGAATTCTCAAACGAAGGAGTTTGATTCTCCTTGCTTGATACATCAGATTCAAAGGAATCCGTTAACCAAGAACGTTTAAGTGAAGAAAAATCTGCAGAATCGCCATTATCAAAAGCAGCATTGTTCCATATCTGAACATCTGCTGGATTAATCCCTTCTGGGTATTGTAAAAcactcatttttctcaaatgggtttcaaaaaatttcagaaaagAAGTAACAAAATAgatgaatcttgaaaatttcTTGATGTAGATGGAGAGAAAAGTTTGTTCTGAATTGGGGAAAATTGTTTGAGCCGTtttgtattttcaattttttgaccGTTGGGGACAGAGAAATCAAACGTTAGATTGTCCGCTCCATCGTGGCCGTTGGATATTAAACGGCTCGAATTGACGCTCCGATTTTGATTTAAAGGCTAAAAATTGGGTCATAAACGGTGGTTAAGTTCTGATTTAACAACGTGCTCACGCTCCTCTCTCCCTTCAAGGGGATATTAGGTACTTTATTACCTCTATTaattataagttatttaataattaaaaaatatatatataatttaaatagtaactataaaatagggaaaataatAGAGGAAATACAATGTAATCACGTGGTTGAATTAACTATTTAAGTAtattattaagattatttttctatttttaaaatttgtgtaatataaattttgaaaaattattctttGGACAATATGAAATTTGGGTTTGATACTTACTTAATCATATAAAGTTCAACCTTAAAACTAAATCTTAACTATTATCTTATATTTGTAATATAAGTTACAAAATTTTGATTGTgatataatgtttaaataatttacaaaattctaGATTGTAAtctaaagtttttttaaaaataatcttccaattttctaaaaaaattaattaagaatatatatatatatataactatccAAAAAAGAGATCATAGACGAAAATTTTTAACAATTATATTTCACGAATTGAGGGctaattgaattttaatgaaaaattttcataattaacGCTATTAATACTCgttttcacaaaaatataatcataattgaCTAGCAAGGCTAcacttctttttattataactGAATGTGTATATATGTGTGAGTATGTATGTGTTCTCATAATAAAAGTGGGATATACTACATAACTATTCCCAAAAGGATATTAAAGAcgaatttttttcaataatcacACTTTACGAATTAAGCTCTagttaaattttcataaataacgCTATTATCACTCATTTTTGTAAAATCTAATCCCAATTGAGATCTCTAAGGATACAATATTTGATCGCatctatatgtgtatatatgtttGTATTCTCAAAGCAGAAGTTTGGATGTATGTACCATCAATTTTACATATATGTTTTcaggggtcgtttggtacaaaaatgaataatgcAGCGATTAGTAATGCAaggattatttttatcaagtgtttggttcattgtttcttatctaattttgtgtgtggtttaaaaatttcaaacaaaaaaaaactttccaATTATACCTAGAGTTATTATgagattttgtatttcatgtaattgAGTTAAAGTAGATAATTAAcgaagaatattatttttttataacatttttaactagttaggagaataaaatttttattgtcatgttcattattttctcacttaaattatttgagagtaaataattgtcatcttaataaattagagttaataactcaaaaggtcacacaactataatgattatagagaaaatttattgaactttgttttgtatcaataaattttaaaaaactctttatcataaaataagataaaaatataaaataaattaaactatatttatactcgagatgtgtgtgtgtgtatatatatatatatacacactcttGTTTTAGACTACTTGAGTAATGTTTAAT
Proteins encoded in this window:
- the LOC101257087 gene encoding pentatricopeptide repeat-containing protein At1g11900; translated protein: MVAAAFNGRAKLTTLTFLLCRSCFNQLNYSVSVGVHSSAKGFWALNTLHRSGNFFLYNYIKSIPVGVLLNWPTFAPSIFGCCQSFSTQASPAEIVDDVLAEILMVMANSQSSGEELCATYIDKFCNDRNLSGAIRLVRTLHDKSIHLRPSAYDRLLKAAIEESDIHLLCQCFKDLLVSCKPLNSSTYLIFAQAFIKENDVACLLRFVREISELIFPSSTPVMNRIIFAFAECGQLDKSLLIFDQMKSLKSKPDVITYNTILGLLGKCGRIDEMLNQFVAMKEDGLIPDIVSYNTLITGLRKVGRLELCLVFFREMCEREIEPDLRTYSALIDSFGKSGNIEESLRLFNEMKHRGICPSIHVYKLLISNLKKMGKFELAIAFSNEMKESVSNHRGSNYNRQKNR
- the LOC101259172 gene encoding uncharacterized protein; this translates as MSVLQYPEGINPADVQIWNNAAFDNGDSADFSSLKRSWLTDSFESDVSSKENQTPSFENSSSVNLSVSMPFKPLNPNGAMENSRLKLNKSISKQSVDEMSMTSRKSGKDSDFRDEKRIDEEIEEIEKEISRLNSKLEALRFEKAEKSFKIVEKRGRVVPAKFMEPKMSVKIGEEKKKIDESSSMSAKTKVQTRRGLSLGPSEIFAGTRSRGLSMGPSEIFAGTKAGTSGKQGMITPIQQIQNRRKSCFWKLQEIEEERGKTSSLSPKSRKAAARTMTSRQAVTTIASKKNLKKDDAFLSSVQPKKLFKDGEKSVPASKKPQRPGRVVASRYNQSMNQSSVVRKRSLPENDKDETKRNEKKRSLSVGKTRVSQTENKNLGTESRVKKRWEIPSEIVVHASTESEKSPLSITVKPDLLPKIRIARCTVSETPRDSGPAKRVIELIGKKSFFSSDEDKEPSVCQVLSFGDEDAEEE
- the LOC101256786 gene encoding external alternative NAD(P)H-ubiquinone oxidoreductase B3, mitochondrial gives rise to the protein MSGYSFFQRASRAFNDYPHLPKLLVLFTVSGGGLATVCHTAFADAGQDDIIKKKKKIVVLGTGWAGTSFLKNLKDPSYSVQVVSPRNYFAFTPLLPSVTCGTVEARSIVEPIRNIVKKKNFDAEFKEAECYKIDTVNKKVHCKTTQPIHLGGGIEDFTVDYDYLVIAMGARANTFNTPGVVENAHFLKEVEDALRIRRTVIDCFEKASLPSISEAEKKRILHFVIVGGGPAGVEFAAELHDFVKEDLAKLYPALKEYVSITLLEAGDNILNMFDKRITAFAEEKFARDGIELKTGSMVVKVSDREISTKERSTGQTVIIPYGMCVWATGIGSRPVVMDFMKQIGQTNRRILATDEWLRVEGCKDIYALGDCATVNQRSVMEDISIIFSKADKNNSGNLRVEDFKEVIQDICERYPQVELYLKKKQLKNFNALLKGSEEVAEINIEKFKKLLAEVDSQMKNLPATAQVAAQQGSYLADCFNRLQICEANPEGPLRFRGTGRHRFHPFRYRHLGQFAPLGGEQTAAQLPGDWVSIGHSTQWLWYSVYASKLVSWRTRVLVVSDWIRRSTFGRDSSRI